The region CAGACAACGAAAGTGTTACGATAACAATCAAAACAGCTCGCCCCGGCGTAATAATAGGAAAGAAAGGTGCTGAAATAGGTAAGCTTAGAGAAGATCTTGAAAAAGAGCTTAACAGGCGTGTTATTGTAAATGTAGAAGAAATAAAAACGCCCGAGACTGATGCACAACTCGTTGCTGAAAATATTGCCGGTAGAATTGAAAAAAGAGCTTCTTATAAAAGAGCGATGAAACGAGCTTTGTCCGATGCCCTTAGAAAAGGGGCCACTGGTGTCAAAGTCATGGTTTCCGGTAGACTTGCCGGTGCAGAAATTGCAAGACGCGAATGGTATCTGAGAGGCAGGTTACCTCTTCAAACAGTTAGAGCAGTTGTAGATTATGGTACGGCTACTGCCAAGACTAAGTATGGGACTATTGGAATAAAGGTCTGGATATATAAAGGAGATGCAGAGGTTTAGTAAGAGGAGGGCTTTAAGATGTTGATGCCTAAGAGGGTAAAATACAGAAAGCAGCAGCGCGGTAGAATGCGCGGAGAAGCAAAAGGTGGAACCACCGTTGATTTTGGTGAATGGGGTCTGAAGGCTCTGGCACCAGCCTGGATAACTGCGCAACAAATAGAGGCAGGGCGTATAGCTATAATGAGGGTTATGAAAAGAAGTGGAAAGCTATGGATAAGAGTTTTTCCAGATAAGCCCTACACGAAAAAGCCTGCTGAGAGTAGACAGGGTAAAGGGAAAGGAAACGTTGAAGGTTGGGTTAGTGTGGTAAAACCGGGAAAGATTATTTTCGAGATAGCCGGTGTTGATGAAAATACGGCGAAAGAAGCTTTAAAATATGCAGCGAGTAAATTTCCTATCCCAACAAAAATAGTCTCAAGATCAAATATCGGAGGTGAGGCTGTATGAAGGCAGCCGAAATCCGAAACTATTCGGACGAAGAACTGAAAAAATTGCTGTTGGAAAAGAAAAAACAGCTCATGGATATGAGATTTCAACACGCTATGGGTCAACTTAGAAACACTGCACAAATCAAAGAAGTGAGAAGAGATATAGCAAGAATCAGAACAATTCTTCGAGAAAGAGAACTCGGTATAAGGAGGTAAGTCCGATGTCTAAAAAGAGGCTAACAGGTGTTGTCGTGAGTAATAAAATGGACAAAACGGTGGTTGTTGAAGTAACAAGAAAACTGGAACATCCTGTGTACAAAAAGTACATTCAAAGATCCAAAAAATATTATGCACATGATGAAAAAAATGAATGCAAAGCTGGCGATACCGTTCTTATAGAAGAGACAAGACCACTCAGCAAAATGAAAAGATGGCGCGTTGTTGAAGTTCTTAAAAGAGAAGTCATAGCAGAGGAAACACTCAATACCAAGGAGAGTGAAGAGGTATGATTCAAAATGAAAGTTACCTCAATGTTGCAGATAACTCCGGGGCTAAGAAACTACGAGTTATAAGAGTGATGGGAGGCTTTCACAAAAAGTATGGGACTGTGGGAGATATAGTTGTTTGCTCTGTCAGAGATGTTGTTCCGAATACAGGTATCAAGAAAGGGGAAGTAGTCAAAGCTGTGATTGTGAGGACGAAGAAACCCGTCAGAAGACCTGATGGTACGTATATAAGATTTGATGATAACGCAGCTGTATTGATCGATAAATTCAACGAACCTCGGGGAACGCGTGTTTTTGGTCCTGTCGCACGAGAGATAAGAGAAAAAGGATATATGAAGATAATATCTCTTGCTCCGGAAGTATTATGAGAGGTGAGTAATGTGAGAGTAAAAAAGGATGATCTTGTAGAAGTTATCTCTGGAAAAGATAAAGGAAAAAGAGGAAAAGTTTTGAAGGTTCTACCGAGAGAAAATAAAGTAGTTATACAGGGGGTCAATATAGTTAAGCGACATCAAAGACCTATTCCGCAGCTTAGAGAGGGAGGAATAATTGAAAGAGAGGCGCCAATATATGCATCCAAAGTTATGCTTGTATGTCCGAATTGTGATAAGCCTACAAGAGTTGGCATGCGATTTCTTGACGATGGTGCTAAAGTGAGATTTTGTAAGAAATGTGGTGAGATTGTAGACAAGGCGTGAGGAGGAATAAAAGTATGGTTACTCAGTACATTCCGCTTAAAGAAAAATATGAAAAGGAAGTTGTACCAAAGCTGATGAAAGAGTTTAATTACAGAAATATAAATCAGGTTCCGCGAATTGAAAAAATTGTCATAAATATGGGTATAGGCGAAGGATCAAGAAATGCTGATCTACTTAACAAACACCTTAAAGAGCTTGCAGCTATAACTGGACAGAAGCCAGTGATTACAAAAGCTAAGAAAAGTATTTCCAATTTCAAGATCAGGAAAGGTATGAATGTGGGCTTAAAAGTCACATTACGAGGCTTGAGAATGTGGAATTTTCTGTACAAAATTGCAAATATAGTTTTGCCAAAAGTGAGGGACTTTAGAGGACTTAATCCGAATTCTTTTGATGGGCATGGAAATTATAGCTTTGGACTTACCGAGCAATTTGTTTTTCCAGAAATAACCCCTGATCAATCACCAAAAACCCAGGGTATGGATATAGTGATTGTTACCACCGCAAGAACAGATGCTGAAGCTTTCAAATTACTTGAATTTCTTGGATTTCCCTTTAAGCGCTGAGAGGAGGTAAACAATGCCGAGAAAAGGAATAATAGAAAGATGGAAGAGGCCAAAAAAGTTTAAAGTTCGCGAATACACTAGATGTTCCGTGTGTGGAAGACCAAAAGCTGTTTATAGAGAATTCGGCTTGTGCAGAGTTTGCTTCAGGAAAATGGCACTTGAAGGCAAACTCCCTGGTGTCAAAAAGGCAAGCTGGTAAGGGAGGGAAAATCATGTGGAGTGACCCGATAGCCGATATGCTCACGAGAATAAGGAACGCTAATGTGGTTTTTAAAGAATACGTAGATGTTCCTGCCTCAAACATTAAAAAGGCGATCTGTGAAATATTGAAAAAGGAAGGATTCATACATGATTATAAGTATATAGAGGATGGTAAACAGGGAATTTTGAGAATACACATGAAATACAAGGGCCAGAGAAGAGATAGAGAAAGAGTTATCAAGGGAATCGTGAGAGTTTCGAAGCCTGGAAGGCGCCTGTACGTCTCAAAAGATGAGATACCCAAGGTGAAAAACGGTATAGGTGTCGCAATACTCACTACCTCTAAGGGCGTAGTGACTGATAAAGAAGCTCGTGTCCTTGGAGTTGGAGGCGAAGTCATAGCATATATATGGTGAGGAGGTGAAGAAATGTCTAAACTTGGAAAAAAACCGATCTTGATACCTTCGGGAGTTCAAATTAATATAGAAGGGGACATGATAAGCGTTAAGGGACCAAAGGGGACTTTATCGCAACGCTTATCTCCTTATATTAAAGTGGCTATTGAAGAAAATAAACTCTGGGTTCAACAAAACGAGGAATCTATAGTTCGCAGGTCCCAGAGAAAAATGCTGAGGACATTTCAGGGTACTTACTGGTCTTTGATTAAAAATATGATAGCCGGCGTGACTGAGGGATTTGAGAAGCAACTGGAAATAGTCGGGGTTGGTTACAGGGCTCAACTTCAGGGTAATAAAGTTTCTTTGCAATTGGGATACACTCACCCTATTGTTCTTGAGCCACCAGCAGGCGTGTCTGTCGAAGTTCCTGCACCGAATGTCGTTGTTGTTAAAGGAATTGACAAACAAAAAGTTGGTCAGTTTGCTGCAGAAGTTAGGTCCTGGAGAAAAGTCAATGTTTACAGCGGTAAAGGTGTGAAATACAGAAACGAAGTAGTGAAATTGAAGGAAGGTAAGAAAGCTTAAGGGAGGCATGTGACGTGATAAAAAAAGAAGATAGAAAATTCAAAAGGATAAAAAGGCATCTGCGAATCAGAAAAAAAGTCTTTGGGACTTCTGAAAGACCAAGACTTTCTGTATTCAGAAGCGAGAAACATATATATGCTCAGATAATTGATGATACAAAAGGACACACTCTTGTTTCGGCTTCGACCCTTGATCCTGATCTGAGGGCAAGAATAGCAAAAACATACAACAAAGAGGCTGCTAAAGAAGTAGGAAAACTTGTCGCCCAAAAAGCTTTGAGCAAAGGAATATCACAGGTTGTTTTTGACCGCGGTGGCTTTAAATTCCACGGCAGGATCAGGGAACTCGCTGATGCAGCGAGAGAAGCTGGTTTGAAGTTCTGAGGAGGTGCTGAAAAAATGGATGAGATACTCGAGGAAGAATTGGAAAAAAAGGAATCTGAGGAATTTGAGGAACGTATAGTTGAAATCAGAAGAACAGCAAAGGTTACTAAAGGAGGAAAAACTTTAAGTTTCAGAGTGCTTGCTGTTGTTGGAAATAGAAAGGGAAAAGTTGGAGTTGGCGTAGGTAAAGCAAGAGAAGTACCGGAGGCTATAAGAAAAGCTATAGCGGCTGCTCGTGCTTCAGTTGTTGAGATTCCTCTTTACAAAACAACTATCCCGCACGAGGTTTTTGGAAGACAAGATGCGTCAAAAGTGCTTTTAAGACCTGCTGCACCAGGCACGGGAATTATTGCTGGAAGTACAGTCAGGGCTGTTGTTGAGCTTGCTGGCGTTCAGAATGTGTTAACTAAATGCCTTGGATCAACTGCGTCGGTGAATTTAGCTCTTGCAACTCTTAACGGATTGAAAGACCTTGTTTCTCCTGAAAAAGCAGCCAAGTTGAGAGATATAACTCCTGCTCAGGTTTTATATGGAGCCAGGAAGGAGGCTTAAATATGGCAAAAATTAAGATAGAGCTTGTCAAAAGCCCAATAGGTTATAAATATGATCAGCGTGATACGCTTAAAGCTCTTGGCCTGAGAAAGGTTCATGATGTTGTGATACAACCGGATATACCTCAGATAAGAGGGATGATTAACAAAGTAAGGCACCTTGTTTTAGTAAAAGCACTTGAGGAGGAGGAATGAACCATGACAAAACTTGAGGATCTCAGACCAACTCCAGGCTCTGTTAAACCCCGAAAAAGAGTTGGCAGAGGTATTGGATCTGGCCATGGTAAGACCAGTGGCAGAGGTCATAAGGGGCAGAAATCTCGCGGCTCCGGTAAGGTCCACATGTGGCTTGAGGGAGGTCAAACTCCTCTTCACAGAAGACTTCCAAAAGTTGGATTTAAAAGCTTTACGCACAAAAACTATGCAATAGTAAATATAAGGTTACTCGAGGAAAAATTCAGTGCTAACGATGAGATTACTCCAGAATTATTACTTGAAAAGGGATTCATAAAAAAGATCAAAGATGGTGTAAAAATACTTGGTTCAGGAGAGCTGACAAAGCCATTAATAGTTAAAGCACATGCCTTCAGCAATAGCGCAAAAAAAGCTATAGAGATGGTTGGTGGCAAGGTAGAGGTGATATAGCGTGTGGAAAGCGCTTCAAAACGCCTTTAAAATACCGGAGTTGCGAAATAGAATTTTGTTTACGGTTGCCACGTTGATTGTTTTTAGACTGGGTATATATATACCAATACCTGGTATAAATATCCAAGCGTGGGGAGAAGCATTTAAGAGATTTGGTGAATCAGCGGCAGGTGGGATACTGAGCTTTTACGATGTATTTACAGGGGGTGCCCTGGAGAATTTCTCTATTTTTGCAATGAGTGTGACGCCATATATAAATGCCTCGATTGTTTTGCAGCTTCTTTCATCTGTTATTCCCAAACTCAGAGATCTTTTGAGGGAGGGAGAAGAAGGCAGAAAAAAGTTTGCTCAATATACACGAAATTTAACGGTGATTCTGGGTGCATTTCAATCTTTTATAGTTTCTTTCAGTCTTGTCAGGCAGAATCCAGATATAGTTTCATATGGTCTCAATCCATTTGCTTTTACCATGATTTCGACTATTTCAATGCTTGCAGGGACCATGTTTTTGCTGTGGTTGGGGGATAGAATAACTGAACGCGGTATTGGAAATGGTATTTCAATATTGATCTTTGCTGGTATTGTAGCCAGATATCCAAATTACTTTGGTCGTATATTGCTTGGAAGATTGAATATTTTTGGCTGGATCTTCTTGATAGTTGTTTCTTTGGTAACGATAGCGGGTATTGTATACGTGCAGCAGGCAGAAAGGCGCATAAATATTCAGTACGCCAGTCGGGTTACAGGAAGAAGAATCTACGGAGGAGCCTCAACATATATACCTGTGAAGGTTAATCAGGGTGGCGTTATCCCAATAATCTTTGCAAGTGCTATAATTATGATACCCGCCGCAATTGCGCAAATGGCTGGTTGGGAGACATTGAGACGTATTCTTGGTCCAGGAAGTCTTCTTTATGTGGTGATCTATGGTTTATTGGTTTTCTTCTTCACTTATTTTTACAGTGTAGTTGTTTTTGATCCACACGATGTTTCGGAAAATGTCAGGAAATACGGTGGATTCATACCTGGCATAAGACCCGGTAAATCCACGGAGGAGTATATTCAGAGAATAATTAACAGGGTTACTTTTATGGGAGCGTTGTTTTTAGTGCTGATAGCACTTTTACCCCATTTGGTTCAGGCTGTAACCAATGTAGATATCATAGTGGGTGGAACATCCACTTTGATAGCCGTTGGTGTTGCATTAGATGTGGTTCAGCAAATGGAAGCTCATTTGATCATGAGACATTATGAGGGATTCATAAAGAAAGGCAGGATTAAGGGAAGATGAAAATAGTTTTGCTTGGTGCCCCCGGTGCGGGGAAAGGTACTCTTGCAAAAGATTTATCGATTATGTTTAGTGTGCCTCATATCTCTACCGGAGATATGTTTAGAGAAGCAGTGGCTGCTGGCACGGAGTTGGGCGTAAAAGTACAGAATATTCTCAGTTCAGGTGCTCTTGTACCTGATGAAATTGTGAACCAAGTAGTTGAGGAAAGATTGAGAAAGCAGGATTGTGAAAAGGGATTCATATTTGATGGTTATCCCAGAACAATTGCACAGGCTATCGCTTTGGATGAAATTTTACAAAAGATGTCAAAAAAATTGGATTTGGCAATCTATCTTGAAGCGAGTGAAGAAACAGTTGTAAAAAGATTGACCAGTAGGAGAATCTGCCCAAAATGTGGCAAGATTTACAATTTAATTTCAATGCCACCAGTGAGTGATCAAATTTGTGACGATTGTGGAGAACAGCTTGTAATTCGTGAGGATGATAAAGAAGAAGTGGTGAGAAAACGCTACAGACTTTATCTCGAGACGACTGCACCGCTTGTAGAGTATTATAGCGGCAGAGATATTCTCGTATCAGTTAATTCTGAGAGAGATCACAGAAAATTGGTTGAAGATGTCTCGAGATTGTTGAAAAAGGTGATATCTTGATCAGGTTAAAATCCTCCTTGGAGTTAGAGTACATGAAAAAAGCATGTCAAGCTGTGGGAATAGTTTTAAAGGAGCTTGGAAAAATCATTAAAGAAGGAGTAACAGCTAAGAATGTCGAAGAATATGTTCTTAAAAGATTTGATGAACTTGGGGTGAAACCAGCTTTCAAAGGATACAGAGGTTATCAATATGCAACCTGCGTTTCTGTGAATGAAGAAGTACTTCATGGATCTCCCCTTGAAAGAAAGGTTTTCAAGCAAGGTGATCTTGTTTCGATTGATTTAGGAGCAATATATGAAGGTTATTATGGAGATGGCGCTATTACATATTGTGTTGGTTTCGCAGATAATGTGGCTCAAAAATTGCTATGCGTAGGAAAAGAAGCTTTAGAGAAAGCTATAGGGATTGTTCGAAATGGTGTAAGAGTCGGTGATATATCTTATGCTATTCAATCATATGTTGAAGCAAATGGTTTTAATGTTATTCGGGACTATGTAGGACATGGTATAGGAAGAAATCTCCACGAAGAACCTGAAATACCAAATTATGGAAAACCCGGTACAGGTGCTTTAATCATGGATAAGATGACAATTGCAATCGAGGTCATGGTTTGTGAAGGTGATTGGCAGGTTTCTGTATTGAATGATGGATGGACTGTCGTAATGGTTGATGGAAAAAGAAGCGTTCATTTTGAGCATACGGTACTTGTTACTAAGGATGGGGCAGAGGTTCTAACGAAGTTTTAAGAGGTGGTGAAATGCCGAAGGATGATGTGATTAAAATGGAAGGAACCATCACAGAAGCTAGAAGAAACGCGACATTCCTTGTTGAACTGGATAATGGTCACAAAATCTTGGCTCAGATTTCTGGGAGGATGAGAAAAAATTTCATCAGACTTTTTCCAGGAGATAGAGTTGTTGTAGAGTTGTCGATATATGATTTAACGAAAGGCCGGATAGTTTACAGAAAAAAATTAGATAGAAAAGGATCTGATGAAGGCACTGGTGAAAGGAGCTGATTTATAATGAAAGTCAGGTCTTCTGTGAAAAAAAGATGCGAACACTGTCAGGTAATTAAAAGACATGGGCGAGTATTAATAATCTGTAAAGCAAATCCAAAACATAACCAGAAACAGGGTTGACTTCATGTTTAAGGAGGGAAATAGATGGCGCGTATAGTAGGTGTTGAGCTGCCCGGCAATAAGAAATGCTTTGTTGCGCTAACTTATTTATATGGAGTAGGAAGAACACGAGCTTTTGAAATATTGAAAAATACGGGCATAAATCCAGACAAGAGAGTAAAAGATTTAACAGATGAGGAAGTTAGTAAAATTACCAAATTTATTCAGGATCATTACAAAGTTGAGGGAGAGCTCAGAACAGATATTAACAGAAATATAAAAAGATTAATAGATATCGGCTGTTATCGTGGTTTCAGACACAAACTTGGGTTGCCTGTTAGAGGCCAGAGAACGAGATCAAATGCAAGGACACGTAAAGGTCCAAGACCAAGTAGAATAAAAACTAAAAAGAAAAAAGAGCAGACAGTCTAAAGTCAGGGAGGTGCTAAGATGGCAAGAAGATCAGAAGGAAAGAAAAAGAGAAAAATTCTAACAGATCGTGGAGTTGTTCATATAAAATCTACTTTCAACAACACTGTTATAACTCTCTCGGATGCAGATGGGGCAACGATTTTATGGTCCAGTGGAGGTACGGCGGGATTCGAGGGAACCAGAAAAGGAACACCATATGCTGCTCAGCTTGCAGCAGATAAGATCGCAAAAGAAGCTTTAAGGCTTGGTATAAAAAGAGTTGATGTACTTGTAAAAGGACCTGGACCGGGTAGAGAAGCTGCAATCAGGACACTTCAGGCAGCTGGTTTAGAGGTAGATAGCATCAAAGATGTTACGCCTATACCATTCAATGGATGCCGGCCGAAAAAGAAACGCAGGGTATAGTATAAAGGAGGGAATTGAATGGCAAGATATACTGGACCTATATGCAGACTCTGTCGCAGAGAAGGAATGAAGCTTTACTTAAAGGGAGAACGTTGTTTTACTGAGCACTGTGCGTTTGACAAAAGACCATATGCGCCTGGCGATCATGGACGGCAACGCGGTAAACTCTCCCAGTATGGCACACAATTACGCGCCAAGCAAGTAATGAGAGTTATATACGGCATTCCCGAAAGACAATTCGAGCACTATTTTGAAAAAGCCCTGGGAATGTCTGGCGATACACGAGAAAATCTTGTCAGATTGGTAGAATCCCGTGTTGACAACATAGTCTACAGATTAGGATTTGCTATCAGCAGAAGGCAAGCAAGACAACTTGTAACTCATGGACATTTTTCTGTAAATGGTGTGAAGATAGATATACCTTCTTACAAACTCAGGCCAGGTGATATCGTTGAAGTAAGAGAAAAGAGCAGATCACTGGCTGCCATTAAGCATGCTGTAGAAAGCTCGAAAGATAGGACTCAGGTGCCTTGGGTAGAGGTTGATTTTGATTCTTATAGGGGAACTTTTCTACGTCTTCCAAACTTAGAAGAAGTCACAGATCTACCAGTTGATGTCCAGGCAATCGTTGAATTCTACTCGAGGTGATGAGTGTGATAGAATATGTTATACCAAAAAAGTTGAAAATTGAGGAAGAACGTTCTGAAACTGAATATTATTATGCAAGATATGTTCTTTCCCCGATGGAAAAAGGTTATGGTACAACTATTGGGAATGCATTGCGAAGGGTTCTTCTTTCTTCAATACCTTCTGTTGCGATTGTAGGAATCAGATTTATAAAACCTGAGAAATACCATGAGTTTGATACTTTACCTGGAGTCAAGGAAGATATTCTTGAGATTATACTCAATCTCAAGAGAATTCAGCTTAGGGCAGATGTCCCTGTACGTGAAAGGGTCAAGATGACTGTGGAAAAAAGGGGACCAGGTAACCTGACTGCTGCAGATATAAAGGTCCCTGCTGGTTTTGAGATAGCAAATCCTTCGCTAAAAATAGCTACCCTGGATGAGGAAGCTGATTTATTTTTTGAGCTGTATGCCCAGGCTGGAAAAGGGTTTGTCCCTGCCCAGGAGATGGATGATCATCCTGAAATAGGATGGATACCGATTGATGGTGTTTTTTCGCCTGTTATGAAAGTAAATTTCAGAGTTGAGAGTGCAAGAGTTGAGAAACGAACAGATTATGACAAAATGATACTTGAGATATGGACCAAAAAGACGATATTTCCCAACGAAGCTTTGAAAAGAGCTGTCGATATATTGATGAACCATCTGCAAATCATAACAGATAGTTTGCCAGAAGGTATGCCTCCTCTAACAACTGAGTTTGTTCCAATTTCCCAG is a window of Pseudothermotoga elfii DSM 9442 = NBRC 107921 DNA encoding:
- a CDS encoding type Z 30S ribosomal protein S14, with the translated sequence MPRKGIIERWKRPKKFKVREYTRCSVCGRPKAVYREFGLCRVCFRKMALEGKLPGVKKASW
- the rpmD gene encoding 50S ribosomal protein L30 yields the protein MAKIKIELVKSPIGYKYDQRDTLKALGLRKVHDVVIQPDIPQIRGMINKVRHLVLVKALEEEE
- the rpmJ gene encoding 50S ribosomal protein L36; this translates as MKVRSSVKKRCEHCQVIKRHGRVLIICKANPKHNQKQG
- the rpsH gene encoding 30S ribosomal protein S8 produces the protein MWSDPIADMLTRIRNANVVFKEYVDVPASNIKKAICEILKKEGFIHDYKYIEDGKQGILRIHMKYKGQRRDRERVIKGIVRVSKPGRRLYVSKDEIPKVKNGIGVAILTTSKGVVTDKEARVLGVGGEVIAYIW
- the rpsC gene encoding 30S ribosomal protein S3, giving the protein MGQKVHPRGFRLGVSADWQTRWFNEKNYATWLKEDEEIRKVVKNAYSQAGISEVFIERPDNESVTITIKTARPGVIIGKKGAEIGKLREDLEKELNRRVIVNVEEIKTPETDAQLVAENIAGRIEKRASYKRAMKRALSDALRKGATGVKVMVSGRLAGAEIARREWYLRGRLPLQTVRAVVDYGTATAKTKYGTIGIKVWIYKGDAEV
- the rpsK gene encoding 30S ribosomal protein S11, with the protein product MARRSEGKKKRKILTDRGVVHIKSTFNNTVITLSDADGATILWSSGGTAGFEGTRKGTPYAAQLAADKIAKEALRLGIKRVDVLVKGPGPGREAAIRTLQAAGLEVDSIKDVTPIPFNGCRPKKKRRV
- the rplE gene encoding 50S ribosomal protein L5, encoding MVTQYIPLKEKYEKEVVPKLMKEFNYRNINQVPRIEKIVINMGIGEGSRNADLLNKHLKELAAITGQKPVITKAKKSISNFKIRKGMNVGLKVTLRGLRMWNFLYKIANIVLPKVRDFRGLNPNSFDGHGNYSFGLTEQFVFPEITPDQSPKTQGMDIVIVTTARTDAEAFKLLEFLGFPFKR
- the rplP gene encoding 50S ribosomal protein L16, giving the protein MLMPKRVKYRKQQRGRMRGEAKGGTTVDFGEWGLKALAPAWITAQQIEAGRIAIMRVMKRSGKLWIRVFPDKPYTKKPAESRQGKGKGNVEGWVSVVKPGKIIFEIAGVDENTAKEALKYAASKFPIPTKIVSRSNIGGEAV
- the rplF gene encoding 50S ribosomal protein L6 gives rise to the protein MSKLGKKPILIPSGVQINIEGDMISVKGPKGTLSQRLSPYIKVAIEENKLWVQQNEESIVRRSQRKMLRTFQGTYWSLIKNMIAGVTEGFEKQLEIVGVGYRAQLQGNKVSLQLGYTHPIVLEPPAGVSVEVPAPNVVVVKGIDKQKVGQFAAEVRSWRKVNVYSGKGVKYRNEVVKLKEGKKA
- the rpsQ gene encoding 30S ribosomal protein S17, giving the protein MSKKRLTGVVVSNKMDKTVVVEVTRKLEHPVYKKYIQRSKKYYAHDEKNECKAGDTVLIEETRPLSKMKRWRVVEVLKREVIAEETLNTKESEEV
- the secY gene encoding preprotein translocase subunit SecY, producing the protein MWKALQNAFKIPELRNRILFTVATLIVFRLGIYIPIPGINIQAWGEAFKRFGESAAGGILSFYDVFTGGALENFSIFAMSVTPYINASIVLQLLSSVIPKLRDLLREGEEGRKKFAQYTRNLTVILGAFQSFIVSFSLVRQNPDIVSYGLNPFAFTMISTISMLAGTMFLLWLGDRITERGIGNGISILIFAGIVARYPNYFGRILLGRLNIFGWIFLIVVSLVTIAGIVYVQQAERRINIQYASRVTGRRIYGGASTYIPVKVNQGGVIPIIFASAIIMIPAAIAQMAGWETLRRILGPGSLLYVVIYGLLVFFFTYFYSVVVFDPHDVSENVRKYGGFIPGIRPGKSTEEYIQRIINRVTFMGALFLVLIALLPHLVQAVTNVDIIVGGTSTLIAVGVALDVVQQMEAHLIMRHYEGFIKKGRIKGR
- a CDS encoding DNA-directed RNA polymerase subunit alpha encodes the protein MIEYVIPKKLKIEEERSETEYYYARYVLSPMEKGYGTTIGNALRRVLLSSIPSVAIVGIRFIKPEKYHEFDTLPGVKEDILEIILNLKRIQLRADVPVRERVKMTVEKRGPGNLTAADIKVPAGFEIANPSLKIATLDEEADLFFELYAQAGKGFVPAQEMDDHPEIGWIPIDGVFSPVMKVNFRVESARVEKRTDYDKMILEIWTKKTIFPNEALKRAVDILMNHLQIITDSLPEGMPPLTTEFVPISQEEVKVEQTVSEEEAVYSKKIDELELTIRSLNCLRRDKIETIGDLLKRTEEDLLKIKNFGPKSLDEVKQKLLEKFGLSLKKGG
- the rpmC gene encoding 50S ribosomal protein L29, encoding MKAAEIRNYSDEELKKLLLEKKKQLMDMRFQHAMGQLRNTAQIKEVRRDIARIRTILRERELGIRR
- the rplX gene encoding 50S ribosomal protein L24, with the protein product MRVKKDDLVEVISGKDKGKRGKVLKVLPRENKVVIQGVNIVKRHQRPIPQLREGGIIEREAPIYASKVMLVCPNCDKPTRVGMRFLDDGAKVRFCKKCGEIVDKA
- a CDS encoding adenylate kinase, which gives rise to MKIVLLGAPGAGKGTLAKDLSIMFSVPHISTGDMFREAVAAGTELGVKVQNILSSGALVPDEIVNQVVEERLRKQDCEKGFIFDGYPRTIAQAIALDEILQKMSKKLDLAIYLEASEETVVKRLTSRRICPKCGKIYNLISMPPVSDQICDDCGEQLVIREDDKEEVVRKRYRLYLETTAPLVEYYSGRDILVSVNSERDHRKLVEDVSRLLKKVIS
- the rpsM gene encoding 30S ribosomal protein S13; this translates as MARIVGVELPGNKKCFVALTYLYGVGRTRAFEILKNTGINPDKRVKDLTDEEVSKITKFIQDHYKVEGELRTDINRNIKRLIDIGCYRGFRHKLGLPVRGQRTRSNARTRKGPRPSRIKTKKKKEQTV
- the rplN gene encoding 50S ribosomal protein L14, encoding MIQNESYLNVADNSGAKKLRVIRVMGGFHKKYGTVGDIVVCSVRDVVPNTGIKKGEVVKAVIVRTKKPVRRPDGTYIRFDDNAAVLIDKFNEPRGTRVFGPVAREIREKGYMKIISLAPEVL
- the rplO gene encoding 50S ribosomal protein L15; protein product: MTKLEDLRPTPGSVKPRKRVGRGIGSGHGKTSGRGHKGQKSRGSGKVHMWLEGGQTPLHRRLPKVGFKSFTHKNYAIVNIRLLEEKFSANDEITPELLLEKGFIKKIKDGVKILGSGELTKPLIVKAHAFSNSAKKAIEMVGGKVEVI
- the rplR gene encoding 50S ribosomal protein L18, producing the protein MIKKEDRKFKRIKRHLRIRKKVFGTSERPRLSVFRSEKHIYAQIIDDTKGHTLVSASTLDPDLRARIAKTYNKEAAKEVGKLVAQKALSKGISQVVFDRGGFKFHGRIRELADAAREAGLKF
- the map gene encoding type I methionyl aminopeptidase — protein: MIRLKSSLELEYMKKACQAVGIVLKELGKIIKEGVTAKNVEEYVLKRFDELGVKPAFKGYRGYQYATCVSVNEEVLHGSPLERKVFKQGDLVSIDLGAIYEGYYGDGAITYCVGFADNVAQKLLCVGKEALEKAIGIVRNGVRVGDISYAIQSYVEANGFNVIRDYVGHGIGRNLHEEPEIPNYGKPGTGALIMDKMTIAIEVMVCEGDWQVSVLNDGWTVVMVDGKRSVHFEHTVLVTKDGAEVLTKF
- the rpsD gene encoding 30S ribosomal protein S4; the encoded protein is MARYTGPICRLCRREGMKLYLKGERCFTEHCAFDKRPYAPGDHGRQRGKLSQYGTQLRAKQVMRVIYGIPERQFEHYFEKALGMSGDTRENLVRLVESRVDNIVYRLGFAISRRQARQLVTHGHFSVNGVKIDIPSYKLRPGDIVEVREKSRSLAAIKHAVESSKDRTQVPWVEVDFDSYRGTFLRLPNLEEVTDLPVDVQAIVEFYSR
- the rpsE gene encoding 30S ribosomal protein S5; amino-acid sequence: MDEILEEELEKKESEEFEERIVEIRRTAKVTKGGKTLSFRVLAVVGNRKGKVGVGVGKAREVPEAIRKAIAAARASVVEIPLYKTTIPHEVFGRQDASKVLLRPAAPGTGIIAGSTVRAVVELAGVQNVLTKCLGSTASVNLALATLNGLKDLVSPEKAAKLRDITPAQVLYGARKEA
- the infA gene encoding translation initiation factor IF-1, which encodes MPKDDVIKMEGTITEARRNATFLVELDNGHKILAQISGRMRKNFIRLFPGDRVVVELSIYDLTKGRIVYRKKLDRKGSDEGTGERS